DNA sequence from the Oncorhynchus kisutch isolate 150728-3 unplaced genomic scaffold, Okis_V2 Okis07a-Okis12b_hom, whole genome shotgun sequence genome:
TAATCAAGGAAGTATTAACTGGGTTTTGAGGACATGTGACGCAATCAAGACATCTATGAAATGTTCTATAATTTGTCTTTAACTTTATAAATATTTTGGTGGGTTGTGTAGATTGGTTGTGGAAAAATCTAACATATTCCCTTTTTGATATTTagttttaaggcagcaaaatgtgtaGACTATGCAAGAGGTGTGTAGACTTTTAACTAGCTACTGTATGTCCATATTCCCACAGGAGAGATCTCCAACCCAGGTTCAGACGGTGAGCCCAGTTCCACAGCATCAGGAAACCATAAACGACACAGACGGAGGAACTCAAGACAGAAACATCACCACTGCATGGACTGCTTCACTAGTTTCTATGAGCCAGAGGAGTTGAGAAGACACACTTGTAGGGCCCACCCCTGCTCAGATTGCAGAGGCAGTGTTATTTGTCCAACTCACCTCAAATCACACCAACAGACTCACAGAATAAAGAAGATTTACCcgtgtgatcaatgtgggaagagctttCCGACACCAAGCAAACTAATGACGCACCAGagaactcacacaggagagaggccttaccactgctcccaatgtgggacCAGCGTCAGTAATTTAGCACATCTAAAGCGACACCAGAGGATAATACACCTGgcagagaagccttaccactgctctcagtgtgaTAAGCGTTTCAGTCAGGCAGGTCACCTGAAGACACACCAGcgaactcacacaggagagaagccttaccactgctctcagtgtgggaagagctttggtCGGGCAGGATCTCTGAAGACACACCAGATTACTCACACAGaagagaagccttatcactgctctCAATGTGGGGATAACTTCACCAGTTTATATTTCCTAAAGAAACACCAGATAACTCACACAGGAGAGCAGCCgtaccactgctctcagtgtggaaggagcttcagtcaggcaggagacctgAAGCAACACCAGcgaactcacacaggagagaagccataccactgctctcagtgtgggaaGCGGTTTGGTTGGGCACGAGCTCTAAAGACACACCAGCTAACTCACACAGAggagaagccttatcactgctctcagtgtgggagGAGCTTCAGTCAGACGGCACACCTGAAGAAACACCAGctaactcacacaggagagaagccttacaacTGTTCTCAATGTGGGAAGGGTTTCAGTCGGCCAGCACACCTAACGAGACACCAGCGAACTCACaccggagagaagccttaccactgctctcaatgtgggaagagctgCAGTCAGACAGCAGACCTAAAGAGGCACCAGCTAACGCACAtcggagagaagccttaccactgctctcgGTGCGGGAAGAGTTTCAGGCATTTAACAACTCTGAAGATGCACCAGATGAGAAGCTTTTCCACTGCTGttagtgtgggaagagctttaaATGCATAAAATAACATCAGAAGATGTCGCCCAACACTGACCTTTATAATGGTGTTGCCAAGCTGGGCATCTAACCAATATTGACTGAGTtgggttttttttcttctccaaccTGATGTACATTGTCATATAAAAAATGTACCAAAGCTTATGGAATATGACACGAGGGTCACATTTTAAATGAAAGTGTCTATTCCTCCAGAAATGTATTCAGTTTCTATCTCCATGAATCAATACTTTCTTCACCACACTTCTATTATCGAAAGTCAACCGCTCTCCTCTTGAACGTTTTATTTGCACATTGATGTTATTGCACCAGTGTTGGGGAAACACATTAGTAACACAGGGTTTTACAGTAACACAGGGTTTTACAGTAACACAGGGGGTTACAGTAACACAGGGTTTTACAGTAAcacagggttttacagtaatAGCATCACATTACTCCGTAACAAGGTAGCAACAAAGTTGAAATGTGTATTTAAATAGTAACTAGTTAGCAACGTGTTACTTTAGCAACGTGTTACTTTCGTAATAGAGTTGCAGTGTCAAGCCGTGTGGCGTTTCACCTGCCAGGAGAGGGCACCTGGTTTACAGGTAAATACATGAAGCCTCACTCACCTGCCAGGAGAGTCA
Encoded proteins:
- the LOC109882451 gene encoding zinc finger protein 239-like encodes the protein MDCFTSFYEPEELRRHTCRAHPCSDCRGSVICPTHLKSHQQTHRIKKIYPCDQCGKSFPTPSKLMTHQRTHTGERPYHCSQCGTSVSNLAHLKRHQRIIHLAEKPYHCSQCDKRFSQAGHLKTHQRTHTGEKPYHCSQCGKSFGRAGSLKTHQITHTEEKPYHCSQCGDNFTSLYFLKKHQITHTGEQPYHCSQCGRSFSQAGDLKQHQRTHTGEKPYHCSQCGKRFGWARALKTHQLTHTEEKPYHCSQCGRSFSQTAHLKKHQLTHTGEKPYNCSQCGKGFSRPAHLTRHQRTHTGEKPYHCSQCGKSCSQTADLKRHQLTHIGEKPYHCSRCGKSFRHLTTLKMHQMRSFSTAVSVGRALNA